Part of the Terriglobales bacterium genome, CGCTCCAGGCCGAGGGCGCGCAGCCGCGCGAGGTCGAAGACACCACCGAGAAAGCCATCACGCGGGATTATGCCGCGGCGTGGGACGCGCTGAGCGCGGGCCTGCGCAACAACGACGTCAACGCGCTCGACGCCGGGCTGGTGGGGCGCGCGCGCGACCAGTTCGCGCAAGCCATCGCCGACCAGAAGCAGGCCGGGATCAAGGTGCGCTACACCGACAAGGGACACCAGCTCGAGGCGGTCTTCTATTCGCCGGACGGTTCCGCGATGCAGTTGCGCGACACCGCGCAGCTCACGCGCGAGATCCTGGACGGCGACAAGGTGATCCAGCGCGAAGACGTGACCGCGCACTACTACGTGCTGATGTCGGTGGCCGAGGACCGCTGGAAGCTGCGGGCGATCCAGGAAGTACCGAACTTCTAAAGGCAATCCCCACCACCGAGACACAGAGACACCGAGGCACAGAGGAACACATTTCTGAGTCCCTCTGCGTCTCGGCGTGTCTGTGGTGGATTGGGGTTTACGCGCGCGTCGGAGTGGGCGCGAACGGGAGCCGCTTGGGGAGAGGGGCGGGGAACTTCGGCTCGGGCTTCCGTTCCAACCGGTACTGGCGATACTTCACGGCGATGAACCAGCCGTCCTGCCGGCCGCTCTCGTCCTTCATGTAGCGCACGACCTGGCCGGTACCGCGCGCCAGGTTCGCCTGGAACAGGTCGTTGAGCTCGATCTCGAGCTCGATCTCGGTGCCGGAGGCGAGCATCTGGCGGGTGCGGAACAGGACGCCGCTGGTGCTGAGGTTGCGGGTCTTCGCCGTCTGCCAGCCCGGCTCACCGGCGACCCGGTAGCGGACCGGCAGCGACAGGCTGAAGCGGGGAGCGCATGTCGTCGTACGCATAACGGACGAACAATACCGCCGCGCGCCCCGGTGGGGAAGATCCCCCCAGGCGCGGGTGCCGCGGGAACATGGGCGTGGCCGAAGGTAACAGCGCTAGGGCCTTTGCGCGGCGACGACGCGCGGGATCCCCTGTAAGTCATAGGTAACGCGGATGTTAGACCATTCCGCCAGGAGGTCGCGGACGGGCTGCTCGACCGAGTAGCCCATTTCCATGACGAGCCATCCGCCAGGGAGGAGCGCGGCGTGGGCCTGGGGGATGAGGCGGCGATAGATGTCGAGCCCCTGCCGGCCGGAGAAGACGGCGACCTTGGGCTCGAAGTCGCGGACCTGCTTTTGCACCTTGTCGCGCTCGCTCTCGCCGACGTAGGGCGGATTGGAGACGACGAGGTCGAAGGCGGTCTCGGGCAGCGCGGCGAGCAGATCGCTCGCGCGGAAGTCGATGCGCTGGCTCACTTGGTGGCGCGCGGCGTTGGCGCGCGCGATCTCGAGGGCTTCGGGCGAGATGTCGACGGCGGAGAAGCGGGCGCGCGGCAGCTCCTGCGCGAGCGCGATGGCGAGGCAGCCGGAGCCGGTGCCGATATCGGCGACGCGCTCGAAGCGATGCGCCTGCGCGAGGTCAAGCACGGTCTCGACCACGTGCTCGGTCTCGGGACGCGGGATGAGCACGGCCGGGCTGACGATGAAGTCGAGGCCCCAGAACTCCTGGTGGCCGGTGATGTACTGCGAGGGCTTGCCGGTGGCGCGCTCGGTGATGGTGGCGTTGTAACGGTTCTCTTCGTCGCCGGTGAGCTGGCGCTCGGGGTGGGCGTAGAGATAGGCGCGGTCGCATCCGAGCACGAACATGAGCAGGGTCTCGGCGTTCATGCGGGGCGAGCCGACGTCGTTGGCTTCCAGCGTGCGGACAGCGCGGCGAAGGGCGGCGTCGAGTCTCATGGAAGATCTGCGCCGGCGAGTCGCCGGCGCCTACCCAACATCCATCAAGCGGTGA contains:
- a CDS encoding PilZ domain-containing protein, whose protein sequence is MRTTTCAPRFSLSLPVRYRVAGEPGWQTAKTRNLSTSGVLFRTRQMLASGTEIELEIELNDLFQANLARGTGQVVRYMKDESGRQDGWFIAVKYRQYRLERKPEPKFPAPLPKRLPFAPTPTRA
- the prmC gene encoding peptide chain release factor N(5)-glutamine methyltransferase; this translates as MRLDAALRRAVRTLEANDVGSPRMNAETLLMFVLGCDRAYLYAHPERQLTGDEENRYNATITERATGKPSQYITGHQEFWGLDFIVSPAVLIPRPETEHVVETVLDLAQAHRFERVADIGTGSGCLAIALAQELPRARFSAVDISPEALEIARANAARHQVSQRIDFRASDLLAALPETAFDLVVSNPPYVGESERDKVQKQVRDFEPKVAVFSGRQGLDIYRRLIPQAHAALLPGGWLVMEMGYSVEQPVRDLLAEWSNIRVTYDLQGIPRVVAAQRP